Proteins from one Halovivax limisalsi genomic window:
- a CDS encoding DUF6176 family protein: MAEIVLTKQKIEPEKTRRLETWAREVRNRNSEAVETLQNEGMHAETAFIEHTDDGEFLVYYMKAEDMQRVYDAFEESTHPIDVEHKQVMMDVLETGEDVGDFDFLYHLDNPELP, translated from the coding sequence ATGGCAGAGATAGTCCTCACGAAGCAGAAAATAGAACCAGAGAAAACTCGTCGTCTGGAGACGTGGGCACGAGAAGTCCGAAATCGCAACTCAGAGGCGGTCGAAACGTTACAGAACGAAGGAATGCACGCGGAAACGGCCTTTATCGAACACACGGACGATGGAGAGTTCCTGGTCTATTACATGAAGGCGGAGGACATGCAGCGCGTCTACGACGCGTTCGAGGAATCCACACACCCCATCGATGTCGAACACAAACAGGTTATGATGGACGTACTCGAAACCGGTGAAGACGTCGGAGACTTCGACTTCCTGTACCACCTGGATAATCCGGAACTGCCGTAG
- the leuS gene encoding leucine--tRNA ligase, whose amino-acid sequence MSYDPQTLEARWRERWAESGRYEADPDERDDEDVTFVTVPYPYPNGGMHIGHARTYTVPDVYARYRRQRGDNVLFPIAWHVTGTPIVGAVERLKAGDPHQIDSLQNAFGVPEADLAELETPMGFARYFIENHYKAGMRQLGLSIDWRREFTTSDERYSKFIAWQYETLRERGLLEKGLHPVNYCTNEAQPVTTHDIYEGETAEFQEYSLVKFEGDAPGEAGDGVVFPMATLRPETVRGVTNAFVDPDAEYVRARVGSDEADESAGVSESAESETWIVSREATEKLELQARDVEVVASFDGSALVGGRVRNPVTDEAIPILPASFVDTDSATGVVMSVPAHSPDDWIALEAAKDRADDLAEYGLDPDEIRTIEPRPVLTVEGYGEYPAKEALEDHGVDPELDENGVGSTDERDVEPSDESAIEDATQELYNREFHRGELLEGYGEFAGEVVADVRDDLDAHYQERGAFDSMYDFAEAVICRCGGDVEVAEQETWFLRYNDADWQEKAHRAIENLAAVPENTKPQYDHAVDWLEEWPCIRNYGLGTRLPWDDEFVIEPLSDSTIYTAYYTIAHLIEDVPVEALDRDFFDTLLLGPAAADDPDDTALELREEFEYWYPVSVRCSANDLISNHLTFFLYHHAELFEPAKWPEGITVMGMGLLEGESMSSSRGHVVLPDEAIERYGADTVRFFLCNSAEPWQDFDWRAAAVGSTRDQLERFWTRAEELVAADSGERGERRPADAASGPHPHATDRDLERIDRWLLAKLQETVREVTDAMEDFETRTASQAAFYRFEEHLTWYRRRAALDRPGARVTLRTVLETRLRLLAPFVPFMANELHERLAGDPAEDVPWPEPVPQFEDDAVVAAEGLIRDLVDDVRDIVDVTETDPETIRVYTAADWKREVFDTVVEVGPDQGRVMSAVMESETLRERGDAVNDLVGDLIAFVRERDDERLATLSDIDERSVYADAAAFLEVEFDAAVEVYAEGDAAAEADGKAAQAQPFRPAIRIE is encoded by the coding sequence ATGAGCTACGATCCGCAGACCCTGGAGGCCCGGTGGCGCGAGCGCTGGGCCGAGTCGGGTCGGTACGAGGCCGACCCCGACGAGCGCGATGACGAGGATGTTACGTTCGTCACGGTCCCGTATCCCTATCCCAACGGCGGGATGCACATCGGCCACGCCCGCACCTACACCGTGCCGGACGTCTACGCCCGCTACCGGCGCCAGCGGGGCGACAACGTGCTCTTTCCGATCGCCTGGCACGTGACGGGCACGCCCATCGTCGGCGCCGTCGAGCGATTGAAGGCGGGCGACCCACACCAGATCGACAGCCTGCAGAACGCCTTCGGCGTTCCGGAGGCGGACCTGGCCGAGCTCGAGACGCCGATGGGCTTCGCTCGCTACTTCATCGAGAACCACTACAAGGCGGGAATGCGCCAGCTGGGCCTCTCGATCGACTGGCGCCGGGAGTTCACCACCAGCGACGAGCGCTACTCGAAGTTCATCGCCTGGCAGTACGAGACGCTCCGGGAGCGCGGCCTCCTCGAGAAGGGCCTGCACCCGGTCAACTACTGTACGAACGAGGCGCAGCCGGTCACCACCCACGACATCTACGAGGGCGAGACGGCCGAGTTCCAGGAGTACTCGCTCGTCAAGTTCGAGGGGGACGCGCCTGGCGAAGCCGGTGACGGGGTCGTCTTCCCGATGGCCACCCTGCGACCGGAGACGGTCCGCGGGGTGACCAACGCGTTCGTGGATCCCGACGCCGAGTACGTTCGGGCCCGGGTGGGCAGCGACGAAGCGGACGAATCGGCCGGCGTATCCGAATCGGCCGAGAGCGAGACCTGGATCGTCTCCCGCGAGGCGACGGAGAAACTCGAACTCCAGGCGCGCGACGTCGAGGTCGTAGCCTCGTTCGACGGGTCGGCCCTCGTCGGCGGGCGCGTCCGCAATCCGGTCACCGACGAAGCGATTCCGATCCTCCCCGCGTCCTTCGTCGACACCGACAGCGCGACGGGCGTCGTGATGTCCGTCCCCGCCCACTCGCCCGACGACTGGATCGCCCTGGAGGCGGCGAAAGACCGCGCCGACGACCTCGCCGAGTACGGCCTCGATCCCGACGAGATCCGGACGATCGAGCCCCGACCGGTGCTCACCGTCGAGGGCTACGGCGAGTACCCGGCGAAGGAGGCCCTCGAGGACCACGGCGTGGACCCGGAACTCGACGAAAACGGCGTCGGGTCGACCGACGAACGCGACGTCGAGCCGAGCGACGAATCGGCGATCGAAGACGCCACCCAGGAGCTGTACAACCGCGAGTTCCACCGGGGCGAACTGCTCGAAGGCTACGGCGAGTTCGCTGGCGAGGTCGTCGCGGACGTCCGCGACGACCTCGACGCACACTACCAGGAACGGGGTGCGTTCGACTCGATGTACGACTTCGCCGAGGCGGTGATCTGTCGCTGCGGCGGCGACGTCGAAGTCGCCGAACAGGAGACCTGGTTCCTGCGCTACAACGACGCGGACTGGCAGGAAAAGGCCCACCGGGCGATCGAGAACCTGGCGGCCGTTCCCGAGAACACGAAGCCCCAGTACGACCACGCGGTCGACTGGCTCGAGGAGTGGCCCTGCATCCGAAACTACGGCCTCGGCACCCGGCTGCCCTGGGACGACGAGTTCGTCATCGAACCCCTCTCGGACTCGACGATCTACACGGCCTACTACACGATCGCCCACCTGATCGAGGACGTCCCCGTCGAAGCGCTCGATCGGGACTTCTTCGACACGCTGCTGCTGGGACCTGCGGCCGCGGACGACCCCGACGATACCGCGCTCGAGTTGCGCGAGGAGTTCGAGTACTGGTACCCGGTCTCCGTGCGCTGTTCGGCCAACGACCTCATCTCGAATCACCTCACGTTCTTCCTCTATCACCACGCCGAGCTGTTCGAGCCGGCGAAGTGGCCCGAGGGCATCACCGTGATGGGGATGGGCCTGCTCGAAGGTGAGTCGATGAGTTCCTCGCGCGGGCACGTCGTCCTCCCCGACGAGGCCATCGAGCGCTACGGGGCCGACACCGTCCGCTTCTTCCTGTGTAACAGCGCGGAACCGTGGCAGGACTTCGACTGGCGCGCGGCGGCCGTCGGTTCGACGCGCGACCAGCTCGAACGCTTCTGGACCCGCGCGGAAGAACTGGTCGCGGCGGACTCCGGCGAACGCGGGGAGCGACGGCCCGCGGACGCTGCGAGCGGGCCGCACCCGCACGCCACCGACCGCGACCTAGAGCGGATCGACCGCTGGCTCCTCGCGAAACTCCAGGAGACCGTCCGCGAGGTCACCGACGCGATGGAGGACTTCGAGACGCGGACGGCGAGCCAGGCCGCGTTCTACCGCTTCGAGGAGCACCTGACGTGGTACCGGCGGCGGGCCGCTCTCGACAGGCCTGGCGCACGCGTTACCCTGCGGACGGTGCTGGAAACGCGCCTTCGCCTGCTAGCGCCGTTCGTCCCATTCATGGCGAACGAACTCCACGAGCGTCTCGCCGGCGACCCCGCCGAGGACGTCCCGTGGCCGGAACCCGTCCCGCAGTTCGAGGACGACGCGGTCGTCGCCGCGGAGGGCCTGATTCGCGACCTCGTCGACGACGTCCGCGACATCGTCGACGTGACCGAAACCGATCCCGAGACGATCCGGGTCTACACGGCCGCCGACTGGAAACGCGAGGTGTTCGACACCGTCGTCGAGGTCGGCCCGGACCAGGGACGGGTCATGAGCGCGGTCATGGAAAGCGAGACACTGCGCGAGCGGGGCGACGCGGTGAACGACCTCGTCGGCGACCTGATCGCGTTCGTCCGCGAGCGCGACGACGAGAGGCTCGCGACGCTCTCCGACATCGACGAGCGGTCGGTCTACGCGGACGCCGCGGCGTTCCTCGAAGTCGAGTTCGACGCCGCCGTCGAGGTGTACGCGGAGGGCGATGCGGCCGCCGAGGCCGACGGGAAGGCGGCGCAGGCACAGCCCTTCCGCCCGGCGATCCGCATCGAGTGA
- a CDS encoding universal stress protein: protein MVLLIPYDGSALSKTALLHAARSATLYEQTPLAVTVIPDSNAAYARENGWIAEHETFDRATIVSRLREQVAELAPEADFEYIFVDRAAPSGTISNRIREFARERETAAIFIGSENAGHTMLGMDSVGGRVAFEHAADIAIIRNSLPEVEGGGEDG, encoded by the coding sequence ATGGTGCTTCTCATTCCGTACGATGGCTCGGCGCTGTCCAAGACCGCGCTGTTGCACGCGGCGCGCTCGGCGACGCTCTACGAGCAGACGCCGCTCGCGGTGACGGTCATTCCGGATTCCAACGCCGCCTACGCGCGGGAGAACGGCTGGATCGCCGAGCACGAGACCTTCGATAGAGCGACCATCGTCTCGCGGTTGCGCGAGCAGGTCGCGGAACTCGCCCCCGAAGCCGACTTCGAGTACATCTTCGTGGACCGCGCCGCACCGTCGGGAACGATCTCGAACCGAATCCGGGAGTTCGCTCGCGAGCGGGAGACGGCGGCCATCTTCATCGGGAGCGAGAACGCGGGCCACACCATGCTCGGGATGGACAGCGTCGGCGGTCGGGTGGCGTTCGAACACGCCGCCGATATCGCGATCATCCGCAATTCCCTTCCGGAAGTCGAGGGCGGTGGCGAAGAC